A single genomic interval of Campylobacterota bacterium harbors:
- a CDS encoding 7-carboxy-7-deazaguanine synthase QueE: protein MLYLVEHFYSVQGEGKYTGHPSMFFRFGGCNLTCEGFGCTEIAPDGSEVIGCDTVYAVDRKGFGGIWMEIEELQTLIWIMNGYRLPPHVDVVLTGGEPLVYASEPIFVQFIEYLVSQGHRVTFETNGTIAPDFGRYPFYREATYALSVKLSNSGEPKARRVRPEAITAIVANAKESFFKFTVDEPSLMNHIETEIDEIIAEYPFTPVYCMPLGGDKAHIEANCESVIELCKRRGFIYSDRLHIRIWDQNHGV from the coding sequence ATGCTCTACCTTGTAGAACATTTTTACTCCGTGCAGGGGGAGGGAAAATATACGGGACATCCGTCGATGTTTTTTCGCTTCGGAGGGTGCAACCTGACCTGTGAGGGATTCGGGTGCACCGAAATCGCCCCGGACGGGAGCGAAGTGATCGGATGCGATACCGTATATGCCGTCGACCGAAAGGGATTCGGCGGGATATGGATGGAGATCGAGGAACTCCAGACGCTGATCTGGATCATGAACGGCTACCGCCTTCCTCCCCATGTCGACGTCGTTTTGACCGGCGGGGAACCGCTGGTGTACGCAAGCGAGCCGATTTTCGTTCAGTTTATCGAATACCTGGTGTCGCAGGGGCACCGTGTGACCTTCGAGACGAACGGGACGATCGCACCCGACTTCGGTCGCTACCCTTTTTACCGGGAAGCGACCTATGCCCTTTCGGTCAAGCTCTCCAACAGCGGCGAGCCCAAAGCCCGACGGGTCAGACCTGAGGCGATCACCGCGATTGTCGCCAATGCGAAAGAGTCGTTTTTCAAATTCACCGTCGACGAGCCTTCCTTGATGAACCACATCGAGACGGAGATCGACGAGATCATCGCCGAATACCCCTTCACGCCCGTTTACTGCATGCCGCTGGGCGGTGACAAGGCGCATATCGAAGCCAACTGCGAATCGGTGATCGAGTTGTGCAAACGCCGGGGATTCATCTATTCCGATCGTCTCCATATCCGTATCTGGGATCAGAATCACGGGGTATAA
- the rlmB gene encoding 23S rRNA (guanosine(2251)-2'-O)-methyltransferase RlmB gives MLIYGKQPVFYALERHKDRIKTLYLAKEIDKKEYGALMKMGFEIKRIPPNAAQSMVKGGNHQGYIADISPVVPYASPFLKRCDFVVVLSSITDVGNIGSLVRSAYALGVDALVICGIKEPNLEPIIRTSTGAALDLPLVIVHNIHDVMHELKQSGFTLYGAMMEGKDVRETRFAPKRALILGNEGEGLSGRVQKGLDEGVSIRMAHDFDSLNVGVAGAILMERMR, from the coding sequence ATGCTTATTTACGGAAAACAGCCCGTATTCTACGCGCTGGAGCGCCATAAAGACCGGATCAAGACCCTTTATCTGGCCAAAGAGATCGACAAAAAAGAGTACGGCGCCCTCATGAAAATGGGCTTCGAGATCAAGCGTATCCCTCCCAACGCCGCGCAGTCGATGGTGAAGGGGGGAAACCACCAGGGCTACATAGCCGATATCTCCCCGGTCGTTCCCTATGCCTCCCCGTTTCTCAAACGGTGCGATTTCGTGGTGGTGCTCAGCTCCATTACCGATGTCGGGAACATCGGTTCGCTGGTCCGCAGCGCGTATGCCCTCGGGGTCGATGCCCTTGTCATCTGCGGGATCAAAGAACCCAATCTCGAGCCGATTATCCGTACCAGTACCGGGGCCGCGCTCGATTTGCCGCTGGTGATCGTGCACAACATCCATGATGTCATGCACGAACTCAAACAGTCCGGATTTACCCTTTATGGGGCAATGATGGAAGGCAAGGACGTACGGGAAACGCGTTTTGCCCCCAAGCGGGCGCTGATCCTCGGAAACGAGGGCGAAGGGCTCAGCGGACGGGTTCAAAAAGGGCTGGATGAGGGGGTGTCGATCCGGATGGCACACGATTTTGATTCCCTGAACGTCGGCGTTGCCGGCGCAATTTTGATGGAGAGAATGCGATGA
- the rpmE gene encoding 50S ribosomal protein L31, with product MKKDLHPNVVEATVNCACGNTFKTKSVKESIRVDICNECHPFYTGSERQVDTAGRIDKFKKRYSLN from the coding sequence ATGAAAAAAGATCTTCACCCTAACGTTGTCGAAGCAACGGTAAACTGCGCGTGCGGCAACACGTTTAAAACAAAGAGCGTCAAAGAATCGATCCGTGTCGATATCTGCAACGAATGCCACCCGTTCTACACCGGTTCTGAGCGTCAGGTCGACACTGCCGGACGTATCGATAAATTCAAAAAACGCTACTCGCTCAACTAA
- a CDS encoding 6-carboxytetrahydropterin synthase, which translates to MIIRKLFKFENAHIVRGCSTQRCRASIHGHSYKVEVLFESKYLDRGQMVYDFGLMKQGMKELIDSFDHAVAIWDADHTEYIDAMKEYSARWVLLPVSPSCEQFARVIFLMIDRLLCSTHMINGERGVRLHSVIVHETDTGYAQAFEEDAYSEWMGTIALDAIRFSKEVREGWSDPQLWEKVLNGDIFVNPDTV; encoded by the coding sequence ATGATTATCCGTAAACTTTTCAAATTCGAAAACGCCCACATCGTCCGAGGTTGTTCCACGCAGCGTTGCCGCGCCTCGATCCACGGCCATTCGTACAAGGTCGAAGTGCTGTTCGAATCCAAATACCTCGACCGGGGGCAGATGGTGTACGATTTCGGCCTGATGAAGCAGGGGATGAAAGAGCTGATTGATAGTTTCGATCATGCCGTGGCGATCTGGGATGCGGATCACACCGAATACATCGACGCGATGAAAGAGTACTCGGCACGGTGGGTCCTCCTCCCCGTTTCCCCTTCCTGCGAGCAGTTTGCGCGGGTCATTTTCCTGATGATCGACCGTTTGCTCTGTTCCACCCACATGATTAACGGTGAGCGCGGGGTAAGGCTGCACAGCGTCATCGTACACGAAACCGACACGGGATACGCGCAGGCGTTCGAGGAGGATGCTTATTCGGAATGGATGGGGACGATTGCGCTCGATGCAATCCGTTTCAGCAAAGAGGTGCGTGAGGGGTGGAGCGATCCGCAACTGTGGGAAAAGGTCCTCAACGGCGATATCTTCGTCAACCCCGATACCGTTTAA
- the glp gene encoding gephyrin-like molybdotransferase Glp: MAISVEEALEKIYALSHPLESEIEPIENAVHRVLAQEVSAAYPLPAFDNSAMDGYAVRVEDAGKTLTQSCTIFAGDQEEIRMVEDQCIRIMTGARIPQGCEAIVPVEEVQLEEGRVTLPTSIRPSQHIRLRGEDIEKGMVLLESGTLLHAHHIALLASQGITHIRLFRRPRIALFSSGNELKMHYESVGAGQLYNTNTPTFAARARELGCDVIFTGTAQDTLESIREHIRSALRADFIITSGGVSVGDADYTKEAFASLGFESAFESVDIKPGKPTTFGRIGSTLVLNLPGNPLAAALCFELFAQSAILALSGRGDKYLSALAAKMGEDFRVKKGRRALIPGWYDGESFTPSPKFGPGMVLPLSRANAYVMVDAALERLEKGSEVKVIPTRWPFSAFEKNSLITV, translated from the coding sequence ATGGCGATCAGCGTAGAAGAGGCGCTCGAAAAAATTTACGCGCTTTCCCATCCGCTCGAAAGCGAAATCGAGCCGATCGAAAACGCCGTTCACCGGGTTCTGGCACAAGAGGTCAGCGCCGCGTATCCCCTCCCCGCTTTTGACAACTCGGCGATGGACGGCTATGCCGTACGGGTGGAAGATGCGGGGAAAACCCTCACCCAGTCGTGCACCATCTTTGCCGGCGATCAAGAAGAGATCCGCATGGTCGAAGACCAGTGCATCCGGATCATGACGGGTGCGCGCATTCCGCAAGGATGCGAGGCTATCGTTCCCGTCGAGGAGGTTCAACTGGAAGAAGGGCGCGTCACCCTCCCCACTTCGATCCGCCCTTCCCAACACATCCGCCTTCGCGGCGAAGACATCGAAAAAGGGATGGTGCTGCTCGAGTCCGGCACGCTGCTGCACGCTCACCACATCGCGTTACTGGCGTCGCAGGGGATTACGCACATACGCCTTTTCCGCCGTCCCCGTATTGCCCTTTTCTCTTCGGGCAACGAGCTGAAAATGCATTACGAAAGCGTCGGTGCGGGACAGCTTTACAATACCAACACCCCCACTTTCGCCGCACGGGCACGGGAGCTGGGATGTGACGTTATTTTTACCGGCACCGCCCAGGATACGCTCGAATCGATCCGTGAACACATCCGCAGCGCGCTGCGTGCCGATTTCATCATCACCTCCGGAGGCGTCAGCGTCGGCGATGCCGACTATACCAAAGAGGCGTTCGCCTCACTGGGATTTGAGAGCGCTTTCGAATCAGTCGACATCAAACCCGGAAAACCGACGACGTTCGGACGGATCGGCTCGACGCTGGTCCTCAATCTCCCGGGCAATCCCCTGGCCGCGGCGCTGTGTTTCGAACTCTTCGCCCAGAGTGCCATTCTTGCACTAAGCGGTCGGGGGGACAAATACCTCTCTGCCCTTGCGGCGAAAATGGGAGAAGATTTCCGCGTCAAAAAAGGGCGAAGGGCGCTGATCCCGGGGTGGTACGACGGGGAATCGTTCACCCCGAGCCCGAAGTTCGGTCCCGGAATGGTCCTCCCTCTTTCACGCGCCAACGCCTATGTGATGGTCGATGCCGCACTCGAAAGGCTGGAAAAAGGCTCGGAAGTCAAAGTGATCCCCACGCGCTGGCCCTTCAGCGCTTTCGAAAAAAACTCTTTGATTACCGTTTAA
- the rsmI gene encoding 16S rRNA (cytidine(1402)-2'-O)-methyltransferase: protein MLSLVPTPIGNIADITLRTLEALAQAEVLLCEDTRVTKKLLHFLKERYNLAIAQEQQFVSLHSHNEADFLAGLSPDFFDRNVVYVSDAGMPGFSDPGQMLVRYCIDNGVEYDVLPGANAALTAFVASGFVETKMLFAGFLPHKGNDRSAALQEALFNGYTTVLYEAPTRLEKLLREISAAAPLREVFLAKELTKKFQRFYRGTAAELLERMEKEIRGEWVVVIGASEGKSSALCEADILALDIPKKAASKLIARITGENPKECYQRLLNT from the coding sequence ATGCTTTCACTTGTCCCCACTCCCATCGGAAACATTGCCGACATCACCCTTCGTACACTAGAAGCTCTCGCGCAGGCCGAGGTTTTATTGTGCGAAGATACCCGTGTGACGAAAAAACTTCTCCATTTCCTGAAGGAACGCTACAACCTGGCCATTGCGCAAGAGCAGCAGTTTGTCAGTCTCCACTCCCATAACGAAGCCGATTTTCTGGCGGGTTTGAGCCCCGATTTTTTTGACCGCAACGTTGTCTACGTCAGCGATGCGGGGATGCCCGGCTTCAGCGATCCGGGGCAGATGCTCGTGCGCTATTGCATCGACAACGGGGTTGAGTACGACGTCCTTCCCGGAGCCAATGCCGCGCTGACGGCATTTGTCGCCAGCGGTTTCGTGGAGACGAAGATGCTGTTCGCGGGATTCCTTCCGCACAAAGGGAACGACCGTTCCGCCGCGTTGCAGGAGGCCCTTTTCAACGGCTATACCACGGTACTGTACGAAGCACCGACGCGGCTGGAAAAACTGCTGCGGGAGATTTCCGCCGCCGCGCCGCTGCGGGAAGTTTTCCTGGCAAAGGAACTGACGAAAAAATTTCAGCGCTTTTACCGCGGCACCGCGGCCGAGCTGCTTGAGAGGATGGAAAAAGAGATCCGCGGGGAATGGGTCGTAGTGATCGGAGCCTCGGAGGGGAAAAGTTCGGCGCTGTGCGAAGCCGACATCCTCGCTCTCGACATACCCAAAAAAGCGGCATCGAAGCTGATTGCCCGGATAACGGGCGAAAATCCCAAAGAGTGTTATCAGCGACTCTTAAACACATAG
- a CDS encoding RsmE family RNA methyltransferase: MKFLLHPDAGAPELSVSGDDYKYLIKVRRHKSGDLIAFRSRRALQEEFRYRLERTEGKSALFRLESRREAPCEATRKLHIGWCLVDPKTVEKTLPMLSELGVGTITFIHCRRSQRNFRLDFERFERILESSIIQCGRTSLIELRESRSLGDFLNDHPDAVVMDFGGEPLRGDEGIDTIVIGCEGGFDDSERKLFRNIRSFAVPTVLRSETAAVAAAAALL, encoded by the coding sequence GTGAAATTTTTGCTCCATCCCGACGCGGGTGCGCCGGAGCTGAGCGTCAGCGGGGACGACTACAAATACCTGATCAAAGTCCGCCGTCACAAAAGCGGTGACCTGATCGCGTTTCGCAGCCGCAGGGCATTGCAAGAAGAGTTCCGTTACCGGTTGGAGAGAACGGAGGGAAAAAGCGCGTTGTTCCGTCTTGAAAGCCGAAGAGAAGCTCCGTGCGAGGCAACCCGAAAACTGCACATAGGGTGGTGCCTCGTGGACCCCAAAACGGTGGAAAAAACCCTTCCGATGCTGAGCGAATTGGGCGTCGGGACAATAACGTTCATCCATTGCCGCCGTTCGCAGCGCAATTTCCGCCTTGATTTCGAGCGGTTTGAGCGGATCTTGGAGAGCTCCATTATCCAGTGCGGCCGCACCTCCTTGATCGAATTGCGCGAGAGCCGCAGCCTCGGTGATTTTTTAAACGACCATCCGGATGCCGTTGTCATGGATTTCGGCGGAGAGCCTTTGCGGGGAGACGAGGGGATCGACACCATCGTCATCGGTTGCGAAGGGGGATTCGACGACAGCGAACGAAAACTGTTTCGAAACATCCGTTCATTCGCGGTCCCGACCGTCCTGCGCTCCGAAACGGCGGCGGTGGCCGCTGCCGCGGCGCTGTTGTAA